The nucleotide window GACAAAGTCATTACTCAGGAAAAACTCGAGCTTACGGATGATGAACTTGAAAAAAGTTTTGAGGAAATGGCAATGGGAATGAATGCACCTGTTGATGCAGTAAAAAATTATTTCAGCCAGGACCCCAAGCAGCTGGAATATTATAAACATACCCAGCTTGAAAAAAAGGCCGTTGATCTTATAATAGAAAAAGGCAACATTACAGAAGTTGAACCGGATTCACTTGAAGATGTTGCAGAAACTAAAGAAGCGGATATGCCGACAGAAGAAAAAGAGTAATCATTTAACGTGCAACCTGCATTAAGAAAATGAAAACTAAATAATTATAAGGAGTTGAATTTTGCCTCTAATTCCAATGGTTGTTGAGCAAAGCAACAGGGGGGAGCGTGCATATGATATCTATTCACGCCTTTTAAAGGATCGAATCATTTTTATCGGATCTGCTATTGATGATGAGATTGCCAATCTTATTGTTGCCCAGTTCTTGTTTCTGGAATCAGAAGATCCTGAAAAGGACATCAGTTTTTATATTAATTCACCAGGTGGTGTTGTAACGGCAGGGATGGCCATCTATGATACAATGCAGTATATAAAACCGGATGTGGCTACCGTATGTATCGGACAGGCCGCCAGTATGGGGGCGCTTTTACTGACGGCAGGTACAAAAGGGAAAAGATTTGCCCTGCCCAATTCCAGAATAATGATTCATCAGCCACTTGGCGGAACACAGGGACAAGCCACTGATATTAAAATTCAGGCCAATGAGATTTTAAGGATGAAAGATATTTTAAATGAGATTTTATCCACTCATACAGGTCAGGATATTGAAAAAGTATCTGCAGATACGGAAAGAGATTTTTTCATGTCAGCAACAGAAGCCATGAAATATGGTATTGTGGACAAGGTGGTTACTGACAGAAGCGAGTTGGAAGAAGACACAGATAACGACGCTTCAAAGGAGTAATGATTATGGCTCAGAAAGATGAAGAAAATGATCAGTTTTTCTGTTCTTTTTGCGGTAAAAATCAAAAAGAGGTTAAAAAGCTGATTGCAGGTCCAAGTGTTTATATTTGTAATGAATGTATAAACTTGTGCGGCGAGATTATTGAGGATGAAGAAAAAGAAAAAAAGGCCCAAAAGGATGGGTTAAAGGATTTTTTAAAACCTAAACAGATAAAAAAATTGCTTGATTCTTACGTTATTGAGCAGGATAAGGCTAAAAAAGTTCTTTCTGTGGCAGTATATAACCATTACAAGCGATTAAGTTCAACCCTGGAAAAGAAAAGTGATGATGTGGAAATTGAAAAGAGCAATATCCTTATCATCGGTCCCACAGGATGTGGGAAGACTCTTCTTGCACAAACCCTTGCCAGGTTTTTAGATGTTCCTTTTGCCATTGCAGATGCTACTGCATTAACCGAAGCAGGTTATGTTGGAGAAGATGTTGAAAATATAGTCCTTTCTCTTGTTCAGAATGCAGACTATGACATTGAGAAAGCTCAGAAGGGTATTATTTATATTGATGAAATTGATAAAATATCCCAGCGTGGAGACAATCCGTCCATTACCCGGGATGTTTCAGGAGAAGGCGTTCAGCAGGCCCTTTTAAAAATCATAGAGGGTACGATTGCAAGTATTCCGCCCAAAGGGGGCCGAAAACATCCCCAGCAGGATTATGTAAAGGTTGATACATCTAATATCCTTTTTGTTTGCGGGGGTACATTCACAGGTTTGGAAAAGGTGATTGAAAGAAGAATTACCCAGAAAACCATGGGATTTGGTGCTAAAATCGCAGAAAAAAAGGATAAAAATATTGGAGAACTTCTTGAACAGCTCAAGCCGGAAGATCTGATTAGATTTGGTCTTATACCTGAG belongs to Desulfobacula toluolica Tol2 and includes:
- the clpP gene encoding ATP-dependent Clp endopeptidase proteolytic subunit ClpP codes for the protein MPLIPMVVEQSNRGERAYDIYSRLLKDRIIFIGSAIDDEIANLIVAQFLFLESEDPEKDISFYINSPGGVVTAGMAIYDTMQYIKPDVATVCIGQAASMGALLLTAGTKGKRFALPNSRIMIHQPLGGTQGQATDIKIQANEILRMKDILNEILSTHTGQDIEKVSADTERDFFMSATEAMKYGIVDKVVTDRSELEEDTDNDASKE
- the clpX gene encoding ATP-dependent Clp protease ATP-binding subunit ClpX, which codes for MAQKDEENDQFFCSFCGKNQKEVKKLIAGPSVYICNECINLCGEIIEDEEKEKKAQKDGLKDFLKPKQIKKLLDSYVIEQDKAKKVLSVAVYNHYKRLSSTLEKKSDDVEIEKSNILIIGPTGCGKTLLAQTLARFLDVPFAIADATALTEAGYVGEDVENIVLSLVQNADYDIEKAQKGIIYIDEIDKISQRGDNPSITRDVSGEGVQQALLKIIEGTIASIPPKGGRKHPQQDYVKVDTSNILFVCGGTFTGLEKVIERRITQKTMGFGAKIAEKKDKNIGELLEQLKPEDLIRFGLIPEFLGRLPIITSIGELNEKSLVKILTEPKNALVKQYQELFKVEGVDLQFTDEALEAMAKEAVKRKSGARGLRAIMEETMLDIMYEIPSKENVQECVVGEEVVLKNEDPILLYEQPKKQA